Proteins encoded together in one Helicobacter pylori window:
- a CDS encoding guanylate kinase, which produces MHNDFNLLILSGPSGAGKSTLTKYLQEKIPKTHFSLSTTTRKPREGEVDGLHYNFVSEEEFKQGIEKGQFLEWAIVHNHYYGTSKIPVEKALKEGKIVIFDIDVQGHEILKKHYPNACSVFISTKNQEILKERLLLRGTDSKETIEKRLINAYKEMQCLESFDYLIINEDLEKSKEIILSIAKTLVYRLKAFNFEKICKAWKNESL; this is translated from the coding sequence ATGCATAACGATTTTAATTTGCTCATCCTTTCAGGCCCTAGCGGAGCGGGTAAAAGCACCCTTACAAAGTATTTGCAAGAAAAAATCCCAAAAACCCATTTTTCCCTTTCCACCACCACGAGGAAACCTAGAGAGGGCGAAGTTGATGGCTTGCATTACAATTTTGTCAGCGAAGAAGAATTCAAACAAGGCATAGAAAAAGGGCAGTTTTTAGAATGGGCGATCGTGCATAACCACTACTATGGCACTTCTAAAATCCCTGTAGAAAAAGCCTTAAAAGAGGGCAAAATCGTTATTTTTGATATTGATGTGCAAGGGCATGAGATCCTTAAAAAGCATTACCCTAACGCATGCTCAGTCTTTATTAGCACCAAAAACCAAGAGATTTTAAAAGAGCGCTTGCTTTTAAGGGGAACGGATTCTAAAGAGACGATAGAAAAACGCTTGATCAACGCTTATAAGGAAATGCAGTGCTTGGAAAGCTTTGATTACCTCATCATCAATGAAGATTTAGAAAAATCCAAAGAAATCATCTTAAGCATCGCAAAAACTTTAGTCTATCGCTTAAAAGCGTTTAATTTTGAAAAAATATGCAAGGCCTGGAAAAACGAATCCTTATAA